Proteins encoded together in one Thermomonospora curvata DSM 43183 window:
- a CDS encoding MinD/ParA family ATP-binding protein — MAKNDPDRRSLEEQLASLDAMSREQGGSPSSEQGAPSAAPAEQASEFPANPWPASPPPLPAQPGPMGYAPPLPPDNGPPSFAPPPPPPPLTAFAPYGGEPAAQQPGDMPPEYGSGPHSAGDGQHQGAPPYAAPPAYADPSPQGEQAPADSPQAEAAPAHPQGYPGQPIQDGQLPPHAYQSPPSPDGPPAPPFYPGLPLPDAASPGAPSQNQPFPGDPSAYQGQAYQDAAASSGAPAAQDQSFSGDPSAYQGQPQQDAVSPMGTPAAQDQSFSGDPSAYQGQPQQDAASPAGAPQGQAFPDGSAAPGAPPAYQGRPYPGPPQPYPPAHYGSSAPQQGPPLAPLPPLQEVPQRPPTAPPTSESLSAETLLRERKTAPSGGWRRMIFKATGGAIRPGESAAERRRRELIARARTPVVGGHHRVAVMSLKGGVGKTTTTVGLGATLASLRGDRVIAVDANPDRGTLSDKVRLETDATVRDLLNERDQIQRYADVRAFTSQAPSRLEVLASDRDPAVSEAFSAEDYRAVAEVLEQFYSICITDCGTGLLHSAMAGVLSLADQLVLVSSPSVDGARSASATLDWLDAHGHGDLVRSGVVVLSMVRARSKSSVDLDKLQEHFESRCRAVVRVPYDDHLEEGAEVDLDQLSPACQDAYLQLAAIVADGFAWPR, encoded by the coding sequence GTGGCGAAGAACGATCCTGACCGTCGTTCCCTCGAAGAACAGCTGGCCTCCCTGGATGCCATGAGCAGAGAACAGGGCGGTTCCCCTTCCTCCGAGCAGGGGGCCCCGTCCGCCGCGCCGGCCGAGCAGGCCTCCGAGTTCCCCGCCAACCCCTGGCCGGCGTCCCCGCCGCCGCTTCCGGCCCAGCCCGGGCCGATGGGGTATGCGCCGCCCCTGCCCCCGGACAACGGGCCGCCGTCGTTCGCCCCGCCCCCGCCGCCTCCTCCCCTGACCGCGTTCGCCCCCTACGGCGGCGAGCCCGCCGCCCAGCAGCCGGGCGACATGCCGCCGGAGTACGGCTCCGGGCCGCACTCCGCTGGGGACGGGCAGCACCAGGGCGCACCGCCCTATGCGGCCCCGCCCGCCTATGCGGACCCGTCGCCCCAAGGCGAGCAGGCCCCGGCGGACTCCCCGCAAGCCGAGGCCGCTCCCGCCCACCCGCAGGGCTATCCGGGGCAGCCGATTCAAGACGGCCAGCTCCCGCCGCACGCCTACCAGAGCCCGCCGTCGCCGGACGGACCGCCTGCACCGCCCTTTTACCCGGGGCTGCCGCTTCCGGACGCCGCTTCGCCGGGCGCGCCCTCGCAGAACCAGCCGTTCCCGGGCGACCCGTCCGCCTATCAGGGACAGGCGTATCAGGACGCCGCGGCTTCATCGGGGGCGCCCGCCGCGCAGGACCAGTCGTTCTCCGGCGATCCATCCGCTTACCAGGGCCAGCCGCAGCAGGACGCCGTCTCCCCCATGGGGACTCCCGCCGCGCAGGATCAATCGTTCTCCGGCGACCCGTCCGCTTACCAGGGCCAGCCGCAGCAGGACGCCGCTTCGCCGGCAGGGGCTCCGCAGGGCCAGGCGTTCCCCGACGGATCGGCGGCGCCCGGCGCTCCTCCCGCTTACCAGGGCCGGCCCTACCCGGGGCCGCCGCAGCCCTATCCGCCGGCGCACTACGGTTCGTCCGCACCGCAGCAGGGGCCGCCGCTGGCACCGCTGCCGCCGCTTCAGGAGGTGCCGCAGCGTCCGCCCACGGCCCCGCCGACCTCAGAGAGCCTGAGCGCCGAGACCCTGCTGCGCGAGCGCAAGACCGCGCCGTCCGGCGGCTGGCGCAGGATGATCTTCAAGGCGACCGGCGGCGCGATCCGCCCCGGCGAGTCGGCCGCCGAGCGGCGCCGCCGGGAGCTCATCGCCCGGGCCCGCACCCCCGTGGTCGGCGGCCACCACCGGGTCGCGGTGATGTCCCTCAAGGGCGGCGTCGGCAAGACCACCACCACGGTGGGGCTCGGCGCCACGCTGGCCTCGCTCCGCGGCGACCGGGTGATCGCGGTGGACGCCAACCCCGACCGCGGCACGCTGTCGGACAAGGTCCGCCTGGAGACCGACGCGACCGTGCGGGACCTGCTCAACGAGCGCGACCAGATCCAGCGGTACGCCGACGTGCGCGCCTTCACCTCCCAGGCCCCCTCCCGGCTGGAGGTGCTGGCCTCCGACCGCGACCCGGCGGTCAGCGAGGCGTTCAGCGCCGAGGACTACCGGGCGGTCGCCGAGGTGCTGGAGCAGTTCTATTCGATCTGCATCACCGACTGCGGCACCGGCCTGCTGCACTCGGCGATGGCCGGGGTGCTGAGCCTGGCCGACCAGCTGGTGCTGGTCAGCTCCCCGTCGGTGGACGGCGCCCGCTCGGCCAGCGCCACCTTGGACTGGCTGGACGCCCACGGCCACGGCGACCTGGTGCGCAGCGGCGTGGTGGTGCTGTCGATGGTGCGCGCCCGCTCCAAGAGCAGCGTCGACCTGGACAAGCTCCAAGAGCACTTCGAAAGCCGCTGCCGGGCGGTGGTGCGCGTCCCCTACGACGACCACCTGGAGGAGGGCGCCGAGGTGGACCTCGATCAGCTCTCCCCCGCCTGCCAGGACGCGTATCTGCAGCTCGCCGCCATCGTGGCGGACGGCTTCGCCTGGCCCCGCTGA
- a CDS encoding LysE family translocator — translation MSTMAVYVIAATLVLIAPGPAVLYVVSQGLRHGSRAAVTAVLGVHIGTLVQVAAAVAGLSWLLVNSATAFMVVKYAGAAYLIYLGVRTLLSRRSPEAGQDLPAPAPKGRRRLLGEGFLINLLNPKLALFFLAFLPQFVDPAKGAPALQITVFGLLFVLLGLCTDGAYALLAGVIGPWLRRNVRLLRGERYAVGGTFIGLGLFAALAPSAQRHA, via the coding sequence ATGTCGACCATGGCCGTGTATGTGATCGCGGCCACTCTCGTTCTGATCGCACCCGGTCCCGCCGTCCTGTACGTGGTGTCCCAGGGCCTGCGGCACGGCTCCCGCGCGGCCGTCACCGCGGTGCTCGGCGTCCACATCGGCACGCTCGTGCAGGTGGCCGCGGCCGTGGCGGGCCTGTCGTGGCTGCTGGTGAACTCCGCGACGGCCTTCATGGTGGTCAAGTACGCCGGCGCCGCGTATCTGATCTACCTGGGCGTGCGGACGCTGCTGAGCCGCCGATCGCCGGAGGCCGGGCAAGACCTGCCCGCACCCGCCCCGAAGGGACGGCGCCGCCTGCTCGGCGAGGGCTTCCTGATCAACCTGCTCAACCCCAAGCTCGCCCTGTTCTTCCTGGCCTTCCTGCCCCAGTTCGTGGACCCCGCCAAGGGCGCCCCCGCCCTGCAGATCACCGTCTTCGGGCTGCTGTTCGTCCTGCTGGGCCTGTGCACGGACGGCGCCTATGCGCTCCTGGCCGGCGTCATCGGCCCCTGGCTGCGCCGGAACGTCCGCCTGCTGCGCGGCGAACGCTACGCCGTCGGCGGCACCTTCATCGGCCTCGGCCTGTTCGCCGCCCTCGCCCCGTCCGCCCAGCGTCACGCCTGA
- a CDS encoding PAS domain-containing protein, with protein sequence MSAPTLTESDIRSGVLGLQELFFSTTDRRGVIRQGNSVFARVSGYSLEELVGAPHNIVRHPDMPGGAFRLIWDRLQAGRAVGAYVRNQTKTGGSYWVYATISPLHDGYISVRMVPDGPMFALAKQIYAQAVEVEREAMRTHGAGRREAALVGMRTIETLLQQHGFGSYDEFMLDTLPAELSSKSHLLSLAHARPGAHGPVAEVLEGSRALDRLLGDLIGRLAQYQNLSEEFARTSAHALEIAHRLDRSVQDAQHASDVVADSAPVLANVARVMALPMHDAVNALERLQASLGRLRSDVAELRFKISLAGLYNHMAAAFAAEVVDGAAPADALSAVPLLCDASRTGVLEMSAQVQQVNDALHDIAALVREAAGLLGDFRRFLGQWRILVMRHRVGEAVRDKLQRIDAEIAASWEWMQTLNSLGQEYESAVVPFDAELLQGHLARIQATLVAA encoded by the coding sequence GTGAGTGCCCCCACATTGACGGAAAGTGACATCCGCTCGGGCGTACTAGGGCTACAGGAGCTGTTCTTCTCGACCACCGACCGGCGCGGTGTGATCCGGCAGGGCAACTCCGTGTTCGCCCGGGTCTCCGGATACTCGCTGGAGGAACTCGTCGGGGCGCCGCACAACATCGTCCGCCACCCCGACATGCCCGGCGGGGCCTTCCGCCTGATCTGGGACCGGCTGCAGGCCGGCCGCGCGGTCGGCGCCTACGTGCGCAACCAGACCAAGACCGGCGGCTCCTACTGGGTGTACGCGACGATCAGCCCGCTCCACGACGGCTACATCTCCGTCCGGATGGTCCCGGACGGGCCGATGTTCGCGCTGGCCAAGCAGATCTACGCGCAGGCGGTCGAGGTCGAGCGCGAGGCGATGCGCACGCATGGGGCCGGCCGCCGCGAGGCCGCCCTGGTCGGGATGAGGACCATCGAAACCCTGCTGCAGCAGCACGGCTTCGGCTCCTACGACGAGTTCATGCTCGACACGCTGCCGGCCGAACTCTCCTCCAAGAGCCACCTGCTGTCGCTGGCCCACGCCCGGCCCGGCGCGCACGGCCCGGTCGCCGAGGTCCTGGAGGGCAGCAGGGCGCTGGACCGGCTGCTGGGCGACCTCATCGGCCGGCTGGCCCAGTACCAGAACCTCAGCGAGGAGTTCGCCCGCACCTCGGCGCACGCGCTTGAGATCGCCCATCGGTTGGATCGTTCCGTGCAGGACGCCCAGCACGCCTCGGACGTGGTCGCCGACTCCGCCCCGGTGCTGGCGAACGTGGCCCGCGTGATGGCCCTGCCCATGCACGATGCGGTGAACGCGCTGGAGCGGCTGCAGGCCTCCCTGGGCCGGCTGCGCTCGGACGTGGCGGAGCTGCGTTTCAAGATCTCGCTGGCCGGCCTGTACAACCACATGGCCGCCGCGTTCGCCGCCGAGGTCGTCGACGGCGCCGCGCCCGCCGACGCGCTGAGCGCGGTGCCGCTGCTGTGCGACGCCAGCCGCACCGGCGTGCTGGAGATGTCCGCCCAGGTGCAGCAGGTCAACGACGCGCTGCACGACATCGCCGCGCTGGTGCGGGAGGCGGCCGGGCTGCTGGGGGACTTCCGCCGCTTCCTCGGCCAGTGGCGCATCCTGGTGATGCGGCACCGGGTCGGCGAGGCCGTCCGCGACAAGCTGCAGCGCATCGACGCGGAGATCGCCGCCAGCTGGGAGTGGATGCAGACGCTCAACTCCCTGGGCCAGGAGTACGAGTCGGCCGTGGTCCCCTTCGACGCCGAGCTGCTGCAGGGCCACCTGGCCAGGATCCAGGCCACCCTGGTCGCCGCTTGA
- a CDS encoding serine/threonine-protein kinase has translation MTELPGALIAGRYRLIAEIGRGGCGVVWRAHDERLRRDVAAKEPLPPVRADPARLAERRRRTLREARSAARVAHPAAITVYDVAEHDGRPWLIMELINGRALSSLVKRDGPLPPHRAARIGLQILGALQAAHAAGILHRDVKPANVLIGTLGGRDRAVLTDFGIAARADEPVPAGSVPVLGAPSYTAPERARGEPAVPASDLWSLGATLFYAVEGHRPYPAAGAGAARHAVLTCEPPYPVHAGPLAPVITGLMRRDAADRLTAAQTAALLHQAIAPARHARRPGPARAGRGAPAHTGRQALAKAAALIAGRSDAGREHPRAASGPVPRQALQPPARRRRRTDGTT, from the coding sequence ATGACCGAGCTCCCGGGTGCGCTGATCGCCGGGCGGTACCGCCTCATCGCCGAGATCGGCCGCGGCGGCTGCGGCGTGGTCTGGCGGGCCCACGACGAACGGCTGCGCCGCGACGTGGCCGCCAAGGAGCCCCTCCCGCCCGTCCGGGCCGACCCGGCCCGCCTGGCCGAACGGCGCCGGCGCACCCTGCGCGAGGCCAGGTCGGCGGCGCGGGTCGCGCACCCGGCCGCCATCACCGTCTACGACGTGGCCGAGCACGACGGCCGTCCCTGGCTCATCATGGAGCTGATCAACGGCCGGGCGCTCAGTTCCCTGGTCAAACGAGACGGGCCGCTGCCCCCGCACCGGGCCGCCCGCATCGGCCTGCAGATCCTGGGGGCGTTGCAGGCCGCGCACGCCGCCGGGATCCTCCACCGGGACGTCAAACCCGCCAACGTCCTGATCGGCACGCTGGGCGGCCGGGACCGGGCCGTCCTCACCGACTTCGGGATCGCCGCCCGCGCGGACGAGCCGGTCCCCGCCGGTTCCGTCCCCGTCCTGGGGGCGCCCTCCTACACCGCCCCGGAGCGGGCGCGCGGCGAACCCGCCGTCCCCGCCTCCGACCTGTGGTCACTGGGCGCCACGCTGTTTTACGCGGTGGAGGGGCACCGGCCCTACCCGGCGGCCGGCGCCGGCGCCGCCCGCCACGCCGTCTTGACCTGCGAGCCGCCCTACCCGGTCCACGCCGGCCCGCTGGCCCCGGTCATCACCGGGCTGATGCGCCGGGACGCCGCCGACCGGCTCACCGCGGCCCAGACCGCCGCGCTGCTCCACCAGGCCATCGCCCCGGCCCGGCACGCCCGCCGTCCCGGCCCCGCCCGCGCCGGACGCGGGGCCCCCGCACACACCGGACGGCAGGCCCTCGCCAAGGCCGCGGCCTTGATCGCGGGAAGGTCGGATGCGGGACGGGAGCATCCGCGTGCGGCGTCCGGACCGGTTCCCCGTCAGGCGCTCCAGCCGCCGGCGCGGAGGCGGCGAAGAACCGACGGGACCACCTGA